One window of the Archangium primigenium genome contains the following:
- a CDS encoding metallophosphoesterase, whose protein sequence is MRLFAIGDTHLPSTRNKDMHRFGWTEHPLPLQRAWDEKVRPEDVVLVVGDISWATRPNEVLEDLKWLDERPGRKVLVRGNHDYWWGDSAAKLRRLLEPYKTIENFLHNSAVVIGRWVIAGTRLWTAPEAPPMPGGEMGDEGGDAGYVERETRRLATSIADAEKKEKESPTPLTRVVAVHFPPLYANEKPTAFTGPIEAWNPKVCVYGHLHAGGIPAGFTGERAGIRYVLASCDAAGFTPLLLDGEP, encoded by the coding sequence ATGCGTCTCTTCGCCATCGGCGACACCCACCTGCCCTCCACCCGCAACAAGGACATGCACCGCTTCGGCTGGACGGAGCACCCGCTGCCGCTGCAGCGCGCCTGGGACGAGAAGGTGCGCCCCGAGGACGTGGTGCTGGTGGTGGGCGACATCTCCTGGGCCACCCGGCCCAACGAGGTGCTGGAGGACCTCAAGTGGCTGGACGAGCGGCCGGGGCGCAAGGTGCTCGTGCGCGGCAACCACGACTACTGGTGGGGGGACTCGGCCGCCAAGCTGCGTCGGCTGCTCGAGCCGTACAAGACGATCGAGAACTTCCTGCACAACAGCGCCGTCGTCATCGGCCGGTGGGTGATCGCCGGCACGCGGCTGTGGACGGCTCCCGAGGCGCCCCCCATGCCCGGCGGGGAGATGGGCGACGAGGGCGGGGACGCGGGCTACGTGGAGCGCGAGACGCGGCGGCTGGCCACCTCCATCGCCGACGCGGAGAAGAAGGAAAAGGAGAGCCCGACGCCGCTCACCCGCGTGGTGGCCGTGCATTTCCCCCCCCTGTACGCCAACGAGAAGCCCACCGCCTTCACCGGGCCCATCGAGGCGTGGAACCCCAAGGTCTGTGTCTACGGACACCTGCACGCCGGCGGCATCCCGGCGGGCTTCACCGGGGAGCGCGCCGGCATCCGCTACGTGCTCGCCTCGTGCGACGCGGCGGGCTTCACCCCGCTGCTGCTCGACGGCGAGCCCTGA
- a CDS encoding HYR domain-containing protein produces the protein MSLLTFVSTASGCGGYYYYDEPTEVYPSKPPGHGHSPVPGKDDGTSSGGRPGPTTPTTPPTTPPTTPPTTPARGGFVVVTGDDADDLWHCEGALCGGLYPALFKDALKRSRSGGKGILAIGVNDRQALIAFNSWNDPAQGGPGAQVTHARSTEDISRVDFAQYAFVYLPSAGEHTLGGLSVRQIATLNERQADLARFVNEKGGSLLALTQAGVEGGWGFLPVPLTTVDTSFDIAEPTAALQAFVPTLTAVDLSHKSFHNVFTGPSGYSGLQVLAVNDEAYHPHVGQPVMLGGTSVVLSAEDCADGKDNDGDGQVDWDDTDCHVCGNGHVDPGEACDDGNTVSGDGCSATCTQENRAPVATCQDVSVCTDPGVCVATSPSGMATAVDPDGDSISWDAHPVGPYAPGTHGVCVTASDGRKQDSCWSNVTVRDCEAPALTCPASFQVECTSEGVALVQPPEATARDNCGAAPVAPPKAGALPVGSHTLTYTATDASGNTATCSTQAVVVDTKAPAVSCPESVLAECTGRNSAWVTPGAAKGSDTCSPVTLAGPAADFYPLGTSTVSYTARDASGNASTCTSTIQVVDVTPPAVTLTPPAPLWPVSGDYHTVRLEDCITVYDRCSGGLTQTGASASISCVASDEAQGAGAPDIVFLDATTVKVKVDRAAAGNGRVYSLHFEVQDAAGNRTRGICPVGVPVERGAPATDSGEQWRTCLGADDATRAWKPVLSRGP, from the coding sequence GTGTCCCTGCTGACATTCGTGAGCACCGCGAGCGGCTGCGGGGGCTACTACTATTACGACGAGCCCACCGAGGTGTACCCCTCGAAGCCCCCGGGCCATGGGCACTCGCCGGTGCCGGGCAAGGACGATGGGACCTCCTCGGGCGGCCGTCCCGGTCCCACGACGCCCACGACCCCGCCGACGACGCCCCCCACGACCCCGCCGACGACGCCCGCGCGCGGCGGCTTCGTGGTGGTGACGGGCGATGACGCGGACGACCTCTGGCACTGCGAGGGCGCGCTGTGTGGCGGCCTCTACCCCGCGCTGTTCAAGGACGCGCTCAAGCGCTCGCGCTCGGGGGGCAAGGGCATCCTCGCCATCGGCGTGAACGACCGCCAGGCGCTCATCGCCTTCAACAGTTGGAACGACCCGGCCCAGGGCGGCCCCGGCGCCCAGGTCACCCACGCGCGCTCCACCGAGGACATCTCCCGGGTGGACTTCGCCCAGTACGCCTTCGTCTACCTGCCCTCGGCGGGGGAGCACACCCTGGGCGGCCTGTCCGTGCGGCAGATCGCCACCCTCAACGAGCGCCAGGCGGACCTGGCGCGCTTCGTCAACGAGAAGGGCGGCTCGCTGCTCGCTCTCACCCAGGCGGGCGTGGAGGGCGGCTGGGGCTTCCTGCCGGTGCCGCTCACCACCGTGGACACTTCCTTCGACATCGCCGAGCCCACTGCGGCGCTCCAGGCCTTCGTGCCCACGCTGACGGCGGTGGACTTGAGCCACAAGTCCTTCCACAACGTCTTCACCGGTCCGAGCGGCTACTCGGGCCTGCAGGTGCTCGCCGTCAACGACGAGGCCTACCACCCGCACGTGGGCCAGCCGGTGATGCTCGGTGGCACCTCGGTGGTGCTCTCGGCCGAGGACTGCGCGGACGGCAAGGACAACGATGGCGATGGCCAGGTGGACTGGGACGACACGGACTGCCACGTGTGCGGCAACGGGCACGTGGACCCGGGCGAGGCGTGTGACGACGGCAACACGGTGAGCGGGGATGGCTGCAGCGCCACGTGCACCCAGGAGAACCGGGCGCCGGTGGCCACGTGCCAGGACGTCTCGGTGTGCACGGACCCGGGCGTGTGCGTGGCCACGAGCCCGAGCGGCATGGCCACGGCGGTGGACCCGGACGGGGACTCCATCTCCTGGGACGCGCACCCGGTGGGCCCCTACGCGCCGGGCACGCACGGCGTCTGCGTCACCGCGTCGGATGGCCGGAAGCAGGACTCGTGCTGGTCCAACGTGACGGTGCGCGACTGCGAGGCCCCGGCGCTCACGTGCCCCGCGTCCTTCCAGGTGGAGTGCACGTCCGAGGGCGTCGCGCTGGTGCAGCCGCCCGAGGCGACGGCCCGGGACAACTGCGGCGCGGCCCCGGTGGCGCCGCCCAAGGCGGGCGCGCTGCCGGTGGGCTCGCACACGCTCACCTATACGGCGACGGATGCGTCCGGCAACACCGCCACGTGCTCGACCCAGGCCGTGGTGGTGGACACCAAGGCGCCCGCCGTGTCGTGCCCGGAGTCCGTCCTGGCCGAGTGCACCGGCCGCAACTCCGCCTGGGTGACGCCCGGCGCGGCGAAGGGCTCGGACACGTGCTCCCCGGTGACGCTCGCGGGCCCCGCGGCGGACTTCTACCCGCTGGGCACGAGCACCGTGAGCTACACGGCCCGGGACGCCTCGGGCAACGCGTCCACGTGCACCTCCACCATCCAGGTGGTGGACGTGACGCCGCCCGCCGTCACCCTCACGCCGCCCGCGCCCCTGTGGCCGGTGAGCGGCGACTACCACACGGTGCGGCTCGAGGACTGCATCACCGTGTACGACCGGTGCAGCGGCGGGCTCACCCAGACGGGCGCCTCGGCGTCCATCTCCTGCGTGGCCTCGGACGAGGCCCAGGGCGCGGGCGCGCCGGACATCGTCTTCCTGGACGCCACCACCGTGAAGGTGAAGGTGGACCGGGCCGCCGCGGGCAATGGCCGGGTGTACTCGCTGCACTTCGAGGTGCAGGACGCGGCGGGCAACCGCACCCGGGGCATCTGCCCGGTGGGGGTGCCGGTGGAGCGCGGCGCGCCCGCGACCGACAGCGGCGAGCAGTGGCGCACCTGCCTGGGCGCGGACGACGCCACGCGCGCCTGGAAGCCCGTGCTGTCGCGGGGGCCGTGA
- a CDS encoding choice-of-anchor A family protein yields the protein MKSTRLTVFWIALCAVAACDSPGRSEPGARSGSNTAAVSKRRAFASNNLVVEADGASRTAVDALNVAAALDIPKELIASARLVSSDARATIIADNYGVIKPRKGTSLAVLSTGLVMNDGALPEPGTDFAPSGFDGDAVTLELKLNVPKGSHRISFDYHFLSAESPEYVGSDYNDAFSVNLTDANGRRQVAYASVDSSFFYDVSETRAGGTGFEFLMADDPQGLDSFPPNYLPQIQIFADAGMTGLQKANFKVESTGVVTLVFDIRDSGDGLLDSTVVLDNFTLSVIEAVNPNPELIDVTTGHTFSDVRRLVGKGKPVSEVAADGVSEILLRVEVPGPGLVEFSLPEIGGTQSGTLVDVGRTSPADTRVNVPATPVGAQYFAFAVYTSPEDFCNSPEGECAQKSRRDVNIVARYFDAEPPTVMAFEGVLALSVIRPPVVIVPDVWAGCVSWKNVFPLFVDEHNRFAVSCADYREDNSESLHSPLNQSVVRDAIRDALLDMRLAGAAVSQVDVIAHGAGGLLVRKFVDSEEYRARDNFKTGYVNRFISVNTPHLGMRLASAIVDMRNAVQDADRRGVEDLVDWEDIRDGLVISRIGIEEGSAVDDLALGSAYVRSIGQTSIPSHLMVSTKGKVGSLSFDNALQWGYVPDRLKPLYASMSVYHPYAKSELGVKDSDFVFGLKSKVFCDDDFDMFVSESEQKGGNTADKFSNFIETFNLATPRNSLTAHHLAPFERAHTSRFVELLNSQAGGNQFTPFLESPARVSVDYGCFKTKGAPVLSSANGSQRGGLPVLGHEGLRSSADVGSGISAFQSLLRRGLAISTPSVRAPVAPGERVTISVTPTGGFNPSLVYIVAAGQTLYLEQAPFVFEWVVPSSVVGAADLVAVGIGDGGELLRSERISLSVDLKTPLVAVEVLNKDVLLLPKAERRLRVLGVYADGVRRDISSPIHGTVYSSSNTEVVAVTGDGIVRGERPGVATIAIRNGAVFTSISVYVEAHDVPEGGGDGDGECIQIRLGDYNLFVLKDFLQGHYVQGRVAAGGNIVLDDFSVGRSLPDTDISNVLVGGGDISLSRGGVWGDVRYGGRFSANDSVNFLRGTVSSGRPVDFEARETLLKTLSSRLSALSVNGTVELSWGAILLKGTSSEVNVFNLEGTLLPGSTLIRIEAPAGSLAVINVRGTAVSFSNLGQDLVGGIDAKGVLFNFPEATSLTTSSYSFQGTVLAPTADVSFTDGVWEGGLYARSLTGDNASGHLNPLRERDICR from the coding sequence ATGAAGTCGACAAGACTGACTGTTTTCTGGATTGCGTTGTGCGCGGTAGCCGCATGTGACAGCCCAGGCCGTTCGGAGCCGGGAGCGCGTAGTGGATCCAATACCGCTGCCGTCTCCAAGCGGAGGGCTTTTGCAAGCAACAACCTGGTCGTCGAGGCGGACGGTGCCTCGCGGACGGCGGTAGATGCTCTGAACGTGGCCGCGGCCTTGGACATTCCGAAGGAACTGATTGCCAGTGCGCGGCTCGTGAGCTCGGACGCGCGAGCGACAATCATTGCTGATAATTACGGTGTCATCAAGCCGCGCAAGGGGACGTCATTGGCCGTGCTGAGTACAGGCCTCGTCATGAATGACGGAGCACTACCCGAACCAGGAACGGACTTCGCGCCCAGTGGGTTCGATGGCGATGCCGTGACGCTCGAACTCAAGCTCAATGTGCCCAAGGGGAGTCACCGCATTTCTTTCGACTACCACTTCTTGAGCGCGGAATCTCCCGAATACGTCGGATCTGACTATAATGACGCGTTCAGTGTGAATCTGACGGATGCGAATGGGCGCAGGCAAGTCGCGTATGCCTCGGTGGACAGTTCATTTTTCTATGATGTTTCCGAGACAAGAGCAGGGGGAACCGGGTTCGAGTTCTTGATGGCTGATGATCCTCAAGGTCTTGACTCGTTTCCTCCAAATTATCTACCTCAAATCCAGATCTTCGCGGACGCGGGGATGACGGGTTTGCAGAAGGCAAACTTCAAGGTCGAGAGCACCGGTGTCGTCACGCTGGTTTTCGATATCCGCGACTCGGGTGACGGACTCCTGGATTCCACGGTGGTGCTCGATAACTTCACCCTCTCGGTCATTGAAGCCGTGAATCCGAATCCGGAACTGATTGATGTCACGACGGGACACACTTTTTCAGATGTGAGGCGTCTGGTGGGAAAGGGCAAGCCCGTGAGCGAGGTCGCAGCCGATGGAGTGTCGGAAATACTTCTTCGCGTCGAGGTTCCAGGCCCTGGCCTAGTCGAGTTCTCCTTGCCCGAAATCGGAGGCACGCAGAGTGGGACGCTTGTCGATGTCGGCAGGACCAGTCCCGCGGACACTCGGGTGAACGTGCCTGCCACTCCAGTGGGGGCCCAGTACTTTGCGTTCGCGGTGTACACCAGTCCCGAGGACTTCTGTAATAGCCCGGAAGGAGAGTGCGCGCAGAAGTCGAGGCGGGACGTGAACATCGTGGCGCGGTACTTCGATGCGGAGCCTCCCACGGTAATGGCTTTCGAAGGCGTCTTGGCTTTGTCCGTGATTCGTCCTCCGGTGGTCATCGTTCCTGATGTCTGGGCGGGCTGCGTCTCGTGGAAGAATGTTTTTCCTCTTTTCGTGGACGAGCACAATCGCTTCGCGGTGTCTTGCGCGGACTATCGTGAGGACAATTCCGAAAGTCTGCACTCGCCCTTGAACCAATCCGTTGTCCGCGATGCGATACGGGATGCGTTGTTGGACATGCGCTTGGCGGGGGCCGCGGTGAGTCAGGTGGACGTCATCGCTCATGGTGCTGGAGGTTTGCTCGTCCGAAAGTTTGTTGACTCCGAGGAGTACCGTGCGCGCGATAATTTCAAGACGGGGTATGTGAATCGGTTCATTTCCGTGAACACGCCGCACTTGGGGATGCGATTAGCCAGCGCGATCGTGGATATGCGCAATGCGGTTCAAGATGCTGACAGGCGGGGGGTGGAGGATTTGGTTGACTGGGAAGACATTCGGGATGGTTTGGTCATCTCTAGGATCGGTATCGAGGAGGGGTCGGCGGTAGATGATCTGGCGTTGGGGAGCGCTTATGTCAGAAGCATTGGCCAGACGAGTATCCCTTCTCACTTGATGGTGAGCACGAAGGGCAAAGTGGGATCGCTTTCGTTCGATAATGCTCTGCAGTGGGGCTATGTCCCGGACCGGCTGAAGCCCTTGTATGCCAGCATGAGTGTCTACCACCCCTACGCCAAGTCCGAGTTGGGGGTGAAGGACAGCGATTTCGTTTTTGGCCTGAAGAGCAAGGTCTTTTGTGATGACGATTTCGACATGTTCGTGTCCGAGTCTGAGCAGAAGGGTGGAAATACGGCTGACAAGTTCAGCAATTTCATCGAGACATTCAATTTGGCGACACCGCGCAACAGCCTCACGGCCCACCATTTGGCTCCGTTCGAGCGGGCTCATACCTCGCGGTTCGTCGAATTGTTGAACAGTCAGGCGGGGGGCAATCAGTTCACTCCGTTCCTCGAGAGCCCGGCTCGTGTGAGCGTGGACTATGGTTGTTTCAAGACGAAGGGCGCTCCGGTTCTGTCGTCGGCAAATGGTTCACAGCGGGGTGGTCTTCCCGTTTTGGGTCATGAGGGCTTGAGGTCTTCGGCTGATGTCGGAAGCGGAATCAGTGCGTTTCAGTCTTTGCTGCGTCGCGGCTTGGCCATCAGCACGCCATCGGTGAGGGCGCCTGTTGCTCCCGGTGAGCGTGTGACGATCTCCGTGACTCCGACTGGAGGATTCAATCCTTCGCTGGTGTACATCGTGGCGGCGGGACAAACGCTCTACCTCGAACAGGCACCTTTTGTTTTCGAATGGGTGGTTCCTTCGTCGGTAGTTGGTGCTGCTGATCTTGTCGCGGTGGGCATTGGTGATGGGGGCGAGTTGTTAAGGTCGGAGCGAATCTCCCTTTCTGTGGACCTCAAGACGCCGTTGGTGGCCGTCGAGGTGCTCAACAAAGACGTGCTCCTTTTACCCAAAGCTGAGCGACGACTGCGCGTGCTTGGCGTCTATGCGGATGGCGTCCGTCGAGACATCTCTTCTCCTATTCATGGAACTGTGTATTCTAGTTCCAATACGGAGGTCGTAGCGGTGACGGGCGATGGCATTGTGCGCGGGGAGCGCCCTGGGGTCGCAACGATTGCCATTCGCAATGGTGCGGTCTTCACGAGCATCTCGGTGTACGTCGAGGCACACGATGTTCCCGAGGGCGGCGGGGACGGTGATGGCGAATGCATTCAGATCCGCCTCGGCGACTACAACCTGTTTGTCCTCAAGGACTTTCTTCAGGGGCACTATGTCCAGGGCCGGGTCGCGGCGGGCGGCAACATCGTTCTCGATGACTTCTCCGTGGGTAGATCGCTTCCGGATACGGACATCTCCAATGTACTGGTCGGGGGCGGAGACATCTCGCTCTCACGCGGTGGTGTGTGGGGAGATGTCCGGTATGGCGGCCGTTTCTCCGCGAATGACTCGGTCAACTTCCTTCGCGGTACGGTCTCGTCAGGAAGGCCAGTTGACTTCGAGGCCAGGGAGACGTTGTTGAAGACTCTCTCATCTCGTCTCTCCGCGCTCTCCGTGAACGGGACGGTGGAACTCTCCTGGGGTGCCATCTTGTTGAAGGGAACCTCCTCCGAGGTCAACGTCTTCAACCTGGAGGGCACTCTGCTTCCAGGCTCGACATTGATTCGTATTGAAGCGCCGGCGGGCTCGCTGGCGGTCATCAACGTTCGGGGAACGGCGGTGTCCTTTTCCAACCTGGGACAGGATCTGGTGGGAGGGATCGATGCGAAGGGCGTTCTCTTCAACTTCCCGGAGGCAACATCGTTGACCACCTCGAGTTACAGCTTCCAGGGCACCGTGCTTGCGCCCACGGCGGATGTGTCCTTCACGGATGGTGTCTGGGAGGGCGGTCTCTACGCGCGTTCCCTCACGGGAGACAACGCCTCGGGCCATCTCAACCCGCTGCGCGAGCGGGACATTTGCCGGTAA
- a CDS encoding S8 family peptidase, with protein sequence MVPRPPVPDDYFAPLHNAPPKTRIPGEYIVVFVPGLPEAATESVSDWVSQAGGPNRLLYQYAVVSGFATHLDDMALDWIRRNPYVAYVEESQFFELAAVSESPAWGVDRVDQRSGRDGLYNDHGRTGAGVHLYVLDTGINTKHTEFTGRLDGGFTAINDGLGVEDCNGHGTHVSSSAAGTAYGMANQTLVHPVRVLDCQGRGSLSGVLAGVDFVHRDCLAKRLCVANMSVTGAVSVALNQSLENAVTRGVTFVAAAGNEDRDACENSPAGAANVITVAAIDEEDRRASFSNWGSCVDIFAPGTDILGAWIGDSASTRSLSGTSMASAHVAGTSALYLSAYLDATPAHVRSGLQDSASLYCVGDPKGIPNVLLFSDLSQGNDYCGLTEKRMPGSW encoded by the coding sequence ATGGTGCCTCGTCCTCCCGTACCGGACGATTACTTCGCTCCGCTCCACAATGCACCGCCGAAGACTCGTATTCCAGGCGAGTACATTGTCGTCTTTGTTCCGGGATTGCCGGAGGCCGCCACGGAGTCGGTCTCGGATTGGGTGTCGCAGGCTGGAGGACCCAATCGACTGCTGTACCAGTACGCGGTTGTGTCTGGCTTCGCTACGCACCTGGACGACATGGCCCTGGATTGGATTCGCCGCAATCCATATGTGGCCTATGTCGAGGAAAGTCAGTTCTTCGAGCTGGCCGCCGTGTCGGAGAGCCCTGCGTGGGGCGTAGACAGGGTGGATCAGCGGAGCGGACGGGATGGACTGTACAACGATCACGGCCGGACTGGCGCTGGCGTCCACCTGTATGTCTTGGATACTGGAATCAATACGAAGCACACTGAGTTCACGGGCCGACTTGATGGAGGATTTACAGCCATCAACGACGGTCTGGGCGTCGAAGACTGCAACGGCCATGGCACGCACGTGAGTAGTTCCGCGGCGGGAACGGCTTATGGCATGGCCAATCAGACGCTTGTCCATCCAGTGCGCGTATTGGACTGTCAGGGGAGGGGCTCCTTGTCTGGCGTCCTTGCTGGAGTGGACTTCGTTCATCGTGATTGTCTGGCTAAGAGACTGTGCGTCGCAAACATGAGCGTGACCGGTGCGGTGAGCGTTGCACTGAATCAGTCCCTGGAAAATGCGGTGACGCGGGGCGTTACATTTGTGGCCGCTGCGGGTAACGAGGACCGTGATGCGTGCGAGAACTCGCCTGCGGGCGCGGCGAACGTTATCACCGTCGCCGCCATTGACGAAGAGGACAGGCGCGCCAGCTTCTCGAATTGGGGAAGCTGTGTAGACATTTTTGCTCCAGGGACAGACATTCTTGGCGCCTGGATTGGTGATTCCGCGTCTACTCGGTCACTGAGTGGTACGTCCATGGCGAGCGCACACGTCGCTGGAACTTCGGCGCTGTACTTGAGTGCCTACCTGGACGCGACTCCTGCTCATGTCAGGTCCGGACTCCAGGATTCTGCCAGCCTTTACTGTGTGGGTGACCCCAAGGGAATTCCTAATGTATTGCTCTTCAGTGACCTGAGCCAGGGCAATGACTACTGCGGACTCACGGAGAAGCGCATGCCTGGGTCTTGGTGA
- a CDS encoding IS630 family transposase gives MDARRLVFLDESFCNTCMTREYGWAPVGERAVGLRPGGWWTSLTLIGAIRLDSRPKLMTHRGAVNGAVFLSFVRERLCPWLRPGDIVLMDNLGAHKVRGVRQAIAAVGACVVYLPTYSPDFNPIELWWADLKRHLRRLEPRALADLRQTVRRLRASTSLAKLSAWFRHCLSFPQLN, from the coding sequence GTGGATGCCCGTCGACTCGTCTTCCTGGACGAGTCCTTCTGCAACACCTGCATGACGCGCGAGTACGGCTGGGCCCCCGTGGGTGAGCGCGCCGTGGGTCTGCGTCCGGGCGGCTGGTGGACGAGCCTGACCCTGATAGGTGCCATCCGCCTGGACAGCCGCCCCAAGCTGATGACGCACCGCGGAGCCGTCAACGGTGCTGTCTTCCTGAGCTTCGTGCGTGAGCGGCTCTGCCCGTGGCTCAGGCCCGGAGACATCGTGCTGATGGACAACCTGGGCGCCCACAAGGTGCGGGGCGTACGCCAGGCCATCGCGGCCGTGGGCGCCTGCGTGGTGTACCTGCCCACCTACAGCCCTGACTTCAACCCCATCGAGCTGTGGTGGGCGGACCTCAAGCGGCATCTGCGCCGCCTTGAGCCTCGCGCTTTGGCTGACCTGCGCCAGACCGTGCGGCGGCTTCGCGCCTCAACTTCCCTCGCGAAGCTCTCCGCCTGGTTCCGCCACTGCCTTTCCTTCCCTCAGCTCAACTGA
- a CDS encoding helix-turn-helix domain-containing protein — protein sequence MSVGQATPEKLRQAIVRAFHEEDMSYARIAHLLGVAQATVSRVLRLHRETGDVTPRPRGGGNFSPLRGAVAEQLKRLVRERPGATVRELLRELKARTGVVTSRPSLQRALHRLGFSHKKSPSSPPSVTRPPTSGVVGLSPPCCASWMPVDSSSWTSPSATPA from the coding sequence ATGAGCGTCGGTCAGGCCACCCCGGAGAAGCTGAGGCAGGCGATTGTTCGGGCCTTCCACGAGGAGGACATGAGCTACGCGCGCATCGCCCACCTGCTGGGCGTAGCGCAAGCCACGGTCAGCCGAGTCCTTCGGCTGCATCGGGAGACGGGCGACGTCACGCCCCGGCCGCGAGGGGGTGGCAATTTCTCGCCTCTGCGAGGGGCGGTGGCCGAGCAACTCAAGCGCTTGGTGCGCGAGCGCCCGGGGGCCACCGTGCGGGAGTTGCTCCGCGAGCTGAAGGCGCGCACGGGCGTCGTCACCAGCCGCCCCTCGCTTCAGCGCGCCCTGCACCGGCTGGGTTTCTCACACAAAAAAAGTCCCTCGTCGCCACCGAGCGTGACGCGCCCCCCAACCTCTGGCGTCGTAGGATTATCGCCGCCCTGCTGTGCCTCGTGGATGCCCGTCGACTCGTCTTCCTGGACGAGTCCTTCTGCAACACCTGCATGA
- a CDS encoding potassium transporter Kup produces the protein MTASPPSSTSIPSVPQAPDGRKRVAALAVGALGIVFGDIGTSPLYALRECFTGDHGVAPTHDNVLGVLSLIFWALIVVVSVKYVVFVMRADNRGEGGILALMALAMQRKRGEEVKVRPVVVTLGLFGAALLYGDGLITPAISVLSAVEGLSVATPLFEDYIRPLAIVILVGLFLLQRRGTAGIGAIFGPFMVVWFVALAVLGLKELVQTPAVLGALSPTMGVRFFLENRGHGFLVLGGVFLSVTGGEALYADMGHFGVRPIKWAWFSLVLPALMLNYMGQGALLLRDPHTARNPFFLLAPDWALYPLVVLATGAAVIAAQALISGAFSITQQAIQLGYTPRLEVVHTSAEAQGQIYLPGVNWALLVGIILLVMGFKSSTNLAAAYGIAVTTTMTITTVLAYVVARERWNVSRAVALPIAGVFLLVDLSFFGANAVKIAAGGWFPLVLALCVFTLMTTWKRGRDILATRLRTSSMPLQQLLGSFGDHPPVRVPGTAIFMTGNPEGTPPALLHNLKHNKVIHEQVMLLTIASEDVPHVPPEERVEVIRLEEGFVRVISRYGFMENPSIPDILKRGREKGLQFNLMSTSFFLGRETLIPSKKPGMAMWREALFAWMSRNARSATSYFRIPPNRVVELGAQVEL, from the coding sequence ATGACCGCCTCTCCTCCCTCGTCGACCTCCATTCCCTCGGTGCCACAAGCACCCGATGGCCGCAAGCGCGTGGCCGCGCTGGCGGTGGGGGCGTTGGGCATCGTCTTCGGGGACATCGGAACCAGCCCGCTGTACGCCCTGCGCGAGTGCTTCACGGGGGACCACGGCGTGGCGCCCACGCACGACAACGTGCTCGGGGTCCTGTCGCTCATCTTCTGGGCGCTCATCGTCGTGGTGTCGGTGAAGTACGTGGTGTTCGTGATGCGGGCGGACAACCGGGGCGAGGGCGGCATCCTCGCGCTCATGGCGCTCGCCATGCAGCGCAAGCGGGGCGAGGAGGTGAAGGTGCGCCCGGTGGTCGTCACCCTGGGCCTGTTTGGCGCGGCGCTGCTCTACGGCGACGGCCTCATCACCCCGGCCATCTCCGTGCTCAGCGCGGTGGAGGGCCTGAGCGTGGCCACGCCCCTGTTCGAGGACTACATCCGGCCGCTGGCCATCGTCATCCTGGTGGGCCTGTTCCTGCTGCAGCGCCGGGGCACGGCGGGCATTGGCGCCATCTTCGGGCCCTTCATGGTGGTGTGGTTCGTGGCGCTCGCGGTGCTGGGCCTCAAGGAACTGGTGCAGACGCCGGCGGTGCTCGGCGCGCTGTCGCCGACCATGGGCGTGCGCTTCTTCCTGGAGAACCGGGGCCATGGCTTCCTGGTGCTCGGCGGCGTGTTCCTGTCGGTGACGGGCGGCGAGGCGCTCTACGCGGACATGGGCCACTTCGGCGTGCGGCCCATCAAGTGGGCGTGGTTCTCGCTGGTGCTGCCCGCGCTGATGCTCAACTACATGGGGCAGGGGGCGCTGCTGTTGCGCGATCCGCACACCGCGCGCAATCCCTTCTTCCTCCTGGCGCCGGACTGGGCGCTCTACCCGCTGGTGGTGCTCGCCACGGGCGCGGCGGTGATCGCCGCCCAGGCGCTCATCTCCGGGGCGTTCTCCATCACCCAGCAGGCCATCCAGCTCGGCTACACGCCGCGCCTGGAGGTGGTGCACACCTCGGCCGAGGCCCAGGGGCAGATCTACCTGCCGGGCGTCAACTGGGCCTTGCTCGTGGGCATCATCCTCCTGGTGATGGGCTTCAAGTCCTCCACCAACCTGGCGGCGGCGTACGGCATCGCGGTGACGACGACCATGACCATCACCACGGTGCTCGCCTACGTGGTGGCGCGCGAGCGCTGGAACGTGTCGCGCGCGGTGGCGCTGCCCATCGCGGGCGTGTTCCTGCTGGTGGACCTGTCCTTCTTCGGAGCCAACGCGGTGAAGATCGCCGCGGGCGGCTGGTTCCCGCTGGTGCTGGCGCTGTGCGTCTTCACCCTGATGACGACGTGGAAGCGCGGCCGCGACATCCTGGCCACGCGCCTGCGCACGAGCAGCATGCCCTTGCAGCAGCTGCTCGGCAGCTTCGGGGACCATCCGCCGGTGCGCGTGCCGGGCACGGCCATCTTCATGACGGGCAACCCCGAGGGCACGCCGCCCGCGCTCCTGCACAACCTCAAGCACAACAAGGTCATCCACGAGCAGGTGATGCTGCTGACCATCGCGTCCGAGGACGTGCCGCACGTGCCGCCCGAGGAGCGCGTGGAGGTCATCCGGCTGGAGGAGGGCTTCGTGCGGGTGATTAGCCGCTACGGCTTCATGGAGAACCCGAGCATCCCGGACATCCTCAAGCGGGGGCGCGAGAAGGGGCTGCAGTTCAACCTGATGAGCACGTCCTTCTTCCTGGGCCGCGAGACGCTCATCCCGAGCAAGAAGCCCGGCATGGCCATGTGGCGCGAGGCCCTGTTCGCGTGGATGAGCCGCAATGCCCGCAGCGCGACGTCCTATTTCCGCATCCCGCCCAACCGTGTGGTGGAATTGGGCGCGCAGGTGGAACTGTAG